A genomic segment from Variovorax paradoxus B4 encodes:
- a CDS encoding mechanosensitive ion channel family protein yields the protein MNFNDFTQRLGQVDARGLGIELAALVGCVALAWVVTRWFGRDQPKDSIWFGERIFDGLLFPLLALVFTELARRLVSDFQPVLVLRIGVSVFLSLAVIRLFARVMRAVFPASNLVRLLERTISWLAWIAAILWIVGLLPPVLAELDNITLAFGKTRVSLQTIVQGVLSAGLVLVIALWIAATIEKRILREAVSDLSMRKVASNAVRAFLLLVGLLFALSAVGVDLTALSVLGGALGVGLGFGLQKLAANYVSGFVILLERSIRIGDNVKVDAFEGRITDIKTRYTLIRAGNGREAIVPNESLITSRVENLSMADRKFNITTTIVVGYDSDVAQVQGILCEAAKAQARVITDPAPVAFLMNFAPDGLEFTLNFWVADPDKGKDNLRSAINIAILEGLRSAGVDIPYPQRVLRVESLPPGVSATRDPAV from the coding sequence CGACGCGCGCGGCCTGGGCATCGAACTGGCCGCGCTGGTGGGCTGCGTGGCCCTGGCCTGGGTGGTCACCCGCTGGTTCGGGCGCGACCAGCCGAAGGATTCCATCTGGTTCGGCGAGCGCATCTTCGACGGGCTCCTGTTCCCGCTGCTGGCGCTGGTCTTCACCGAGCTGGCCCGGCGGCTGGTGAGCGACTTCCAGCCCGTGCTGGTGCTGCGCATCGGGGTGTCGGTGTTCCTGTCGCTGGCGGTCATCCGCCTGTTCGCGCGCGTGATGCGGGCGGTGTTTCCCGCCTCCAACCTGGTCCGGCTGCTGGAGCGCACGATTTCGTGGCTGGCCTGGATTGCCGCCATCCTCTGGATCGTCGGGCTGCTGCCGCCGGTGCTGGCCGAACTCGACAACATCACGCTGGCTTTCGGCAAGACGCGCGTCAGCCTGCAGACCATCGTCCAGGGCGTGCTGTCGGCCGGGTTGGTGCTGGTGATCGCGCTGTGGATTGCCGCCACCATCGAGAAGCGCATCCTGCGCGAGGCCGTGAGCGATCTTTCGATGCGCAAGGTGGCGTCGAATGCGGTGCGCGCCTTCCTGCTGCTGGTCGGCCTGCTGTTCGCGCTGTCGGCGGTGGGGGTCGACCTCACGGCGCTCTCGGTGCTGGGCGGTGCGCTCGGCGTGGGCCTGGGCTTCGGCCTGCAGAAGCTGGCGGCCAACTACGTGAGTGGCTTCGTGATCCTGCTGGAGCGCTCCATCCGCATCGGCGACAACGTCAAGGTCGACGCCTTCGAGGGCCGCATCACCGACATCAAGACCCGCTACACGCTCATCCGTGCGGGCAACGGACGCGAGGCCATCGTGCCGAACGAGTCGCTCATCACCAGCCGCGTCGAGAACCTCTCGATGGCGGACCGCAAGTTCAACATCACGACCACCATCGTGGTGGGCTACGACAGCGACGTGGCGCAGGTGCAGGGCATCCTGTGCGAGGCGGCCAAGGCCCAGGCTCGCGTGATCACCGACCCGGCGCCCGTGGCCTTCCTGATGAACTTTGCGCCCGACGGGCTGGAGTTCACCCTGAACTTCTGGGTCGCCGATCCCGACAAGGGCAAGGACAACCTGCGCTCGGCCATCAACATCGCCATTCTCGAGGGCCTGCGCAGCGCGGGCGTGGACATTCCGTATCCGCAGCGCGTGCTGCGGGTGGAGTCGCTGCCGCCGGGCGTTTCCGCCACCCGCGACCCTGCCGTATAA
- a CDS encoding acyl-CoA dehydrogenase: MSYTAPLKDMLFDIEHLANIGEIAKLPGFEDAGLETAQAVLEECARFNQDVVAPLNVAGDRNPSSFKDGAVTTTPGFKEAFAQYVSGGWQGLQHPADFGGQGLPKTIGAACGEMLNSANMSFALCPLLSDGAIEALLTAGSDELKAVYLEKLVSGQWTGTMNLTEPQAGSDLAMVRSRAEAQPDGTYKVFGTKIFITYGEHDMAENIVHLVLARVTGAPEGVKGISLFVVPKFIVGKDGRLSERNDVHCVSIEHKLGIKASPTAVLQYGDNGGAVGYLVGQENRGLEYMFIMMNSARYAVGMQGIAIAERAYQHAVAYAKDRVQSRPVDGSINASAPIIHHPDVKRMLMTMRAYTEGCRAMASVAAAAYDAAHHHPDAEARKQNQAFYEFMVPLVKGYSTEMSLEVTSLGVQVHGGMGFIEETGAAQYYRDAKILTIYEGTTAIQANDLVGRKTARDGGQTAKAIAAQIEKTEAELAKSDSPAAAAVLKRLKAARLAFVDVVDFVAGQTKASPNAVFAGSVPYLMLAGNLVAGWQLARSLIIAEDLASRSFDTDFMLAKIATARFYAEHILNKVPGIRDSIVDGAESVTSLALDAF, from the coding sequence ATGAGCTACACCGCCCCCCTCAAGGACATGCTGTTCGATATCGAACACCTGGCCAACATCGGCGAGATCGCCAAGCTGCCCGGCTTCGAGGACGCCGGCCTCGAAACCGCGCAGGCCGTGCTCGAGGAATGCGCGCGCTTCAACCAGGACGTGGTGGCGCCGCTGAACGTGGCGGGCGACCGCAACCCGTCGTCCTTCAAGGACGGCGCCGTCACGACCACGCCGGGCTTCAAGGAAGCCTTTGCGCAGTACGTGTCGGGCGGCTGGCAGGGCCTGCAGCATCCGGCGGACTTCGGCGGGCAGGGCCTGCCCAAGACCATCGGCGCGGCCTGCGGCGAGATGCTCAATTCGGCCAACATGAGCTTCGCGCTGTGCCCGCTCCTGAGTGACGGCGCCATCGAGGCGCTGCTCACGGCCGGCTCCGACGAGCTCAAGGCGGTGTATCTCGAGAAGCTGGTGAGCGGCCAGTGGACCGGCACCATGAACCTCACCGAACCGCAGGCCGGCAGCGACCTCGCCATGGTGCGCAGCCGCGCCGAGGCGCAGCCCGACGGCACTTACAAGGTGTTCGGCACCAAGATCTTCATCACCTACGGTGAGCACGACATGGCCGAGAACATCGTGCACCTCGTGCTGGCCCGCGTGACCGGCGCGCCCGAAGGCGTGAAGGGCATCAGCCTGTTCGTGGTGCCCAAGTTCATCGTCGGCAAGGACGGTCGCTTGAGCGAACGCAACGACGTGCACTGCGTGAGCATCGAGCACAAGTTGGGCATCAAGGCCTCGCCCACTGCGGTGCTGCAGTACGGCGACAACGGCGGTGCCGTCGGGTATCTCGTTGGCCAGGAGAACCGCGGCCTGGAGTACATGTTCATCATGATGAACTCGGCCCGCTACGCCGTGGGCATGCAGGGCATCGCGATCGCCGAGCGCGCTTATCAACATGCCGTGGCCTACGCGAAAGACCGCGTGCAGAGCCGCCCGGTCGACGGTTCGATCAACGCGAGCGCGCCCATCATTCACCACCCCGACGTCAAGCGCATGCTGATGACGATGCGCGCCTACACCGAAGGCTGCCGCGCGATGGCTTCGGTGGCCGCCGCCGCGTACGACGCCGCGCACCACCACCCCGATGCCGAGGCGCGCAAGCAGAACCAGGCCTTCTACGAATTCATGGTGCCGCTGGTCAAGGGCTACAGCACCGAGATGAGCCTGGAAGTGACTTCGCTGGGCGTGCAGGTGCACGGCGGCATGGGCTTCATCGAAGAGACCGGCGCGGCGCAGTACTACCGCGACGCCAAGATCCTCACGATCTACGAAGGCACCACCGCCATCCAGGCCAACGATCTCGTGGGCCGCAAGACCGCGCGCGACGGCGGCCAGACCGCCAAGGCGATTGCCGCGCAGATCGAGAAGACCGAAGCCGAGCTTGCCAAGAGCGACAGCCCCGCTGCCGCCGCCGTGCTCAAGCGCCTGAAGGCTGCCCGCCTGGCGTTCGTCGACGTGGTCGATTTCGTCGCAGGCCAGACCAAGGCCTCGCCCAACGCCGTATTCGCGGGCAGCGTGCCCTACCTGATGCTCGCGGGCAACCTCGTGGCCGGCTGGCAGCTCGCACGCTCGCTGATCATTGCCGAGGACCTCGCCTCGCGCAGCTTCGACACCGACTTCATGCTCGCCAAGATCGCGACCGCGCGCTTCTACGCCGAGCACATCCTGAACAAGGTGCCGGGCATCCGCGACAGCATCGTCGACGGTGCCGAGAGCGTCACGTCCCTGGCGCTCGACGCGTTCTGA
- a CDS encoding electron transfer flavoprotein subunit beta/FixA family protein, with protein sequence MKVLVPVKRVVDYNVKVRVKSDGTGVDIANVKMSMNPFDEIAVEEAVRLKEKGVVTEVIAVSCGDAKCQETLRTAMAIGADRGILVETTEELQPLAVAKLLKALVDKEQPQLVILGKQAIDDDANQTGQMLAALADLPQATFASKVEVADGKATVTREVDGGLETLTLSLPAVITTDLRLNEPRYVTLPNIMKAKKKTLDVFKPEDLGVDVKPRLKTLKVSEPPKRGAGIKVPDVAALVDKLKNEAKVI encoded by the coding sequence ATGAAGGTTCTAGTGCCTGTCAAACGGGTCGTCGATTACAACGTCAAGGTGCGCGTGAAGAGCGACGGCACCGGAGTGGACATTGCCAACGTCAAGATGAGCATGAACCCCTTCGACGAGATCGCGGTGGAAGAAGCCGTGCGCCTGAAGGAAAAGGGCGTGGTCACCGAGGTGATCGCCGTCTCCTGCGGCGATGCCAAGTGCCAGGAAACCCTGCGCACCGCCATGGCCATCGGTGCCGACCGCGGCATCCTGGTCGAGACCACCGAAGAGCTGCAGCCCCTGGCCGTGGCCAAGCTCCTGAAGGCCCTGGTCGACAAGGAACAGCCCCAGCTCGTCATCCTCGGCAAGCAGGCCATCGACGACGACGCCAACCAGACCGGCCAGATGCTCGCCGCGCTGGCCGACCTGCCGCAAGCCACCTTCGCCTCCAAGGTCGAAGTGGCCGACGGCAAGGCCACCGTGACCCGCGAAGTCGACGGCGGCCTGGAAACCCTCACGCTCAGCCTGCCGGCGGTCATCACCACCGACCTGCGCCTGAACGAGCCGCGCTACGTCACCTTGCCCAACATCATGAAAGCCAAGAAGAAGACGCTCGACGTCTTCAAGCCCGAAGACCTGGGTGTCGATGTGAAGCCCCGCCTGAAGACCCTCAAGGTCAGCGAGCCGCCCAAGCGCGGCGCCGGCATCAAGGTGCCCGACGTCGCCGCCCTGGTGGACAAGCTCAAGAACGAAGCCAAAGTGATCTGA
- a CDS encoding amino acid ABC transporter ATP-binding/permease protein, whose amino-acid sequence MSRSQSDWRELRLVLRPFLATQPRALLWGGLLAAATVLAGMALLGLSGWFITATALAGLHAATAFTFDVFMPSAGIRLLALGRTASRYGERLVTHDATFGVLAALRVRLFRGWARPGAALQLAMRPSRLLFRLTSDIDALESLYLRLLVPAAAALGAALLAGAVLGFMHVGVGLALLLWLVAVGWGLALFIARRARRPAVRRAHGIEALRARTVDLVAGQTDLVMAGRADAQREALMSADAHLAKADLALNRLETSAGAAYGVAGTLTLVGVLLAVGALMGEGAIGAPAAALGLLVALTATEPFAALRRGALDAGRTWLAVRRLAPRLAPDEARPGVVEPGKAFAVSLVHLSAAHSGSGIPALSDVSLAIVPGERVALIGASGAGKSTLLSVIAGEIAPRAGIASAQPSCLLTQRTELFQDSLRDNLRLADPTADDARLWSALQSAGLGGDVRSFPAGLDTALGEGGLGLSGGQSRRLALARLLLRPVPLWLLDEPTEALDATIAHDVLRRLCAQAGPRTLLIATHLRREAALADRLVCMRQGRIVAELRRGSPAFDASLNALRPD is encoded by the coding sequence ATGAGCAGGTCTCAGAGCGACTGGCGCGAGCTCCGGCTGGTGCTGCGGCCGTTCCTGGCAACGCAGCCCCGCGCGCTGCTGTGGGGCGGTCTGCTGGCGGCGGCCACCGTGCTGGCGGGCATGGCCTTGCTCGGCCTGTCGGGCTGGTTCATCACCGCGACGGCGCTGGCGGGTCTGCATGCGGCCACGGCCTTCACCTTCGACGTGTTCATGCCCTCGGCCGGCATCCGGCTGCTGGCGCTGGGACGCACCGCATCGCGCTACGGCGAGCGCCTGGTCACGCACGATGCGACCTTCGGCGTGCTCGCGGCCTTGCGCGTGCGCCTGTTCCGAGGCTGGGCACGCCCCGGCGCGGCGCTCCAACTGGCGATGCGGCCGTCGCGGCTGCTGTTCCGGCTGACTTCCGACATCGATGCGCTGGAGTCGCTCTACCTGCGGCTGCTCGTGCCCGCCGCCGCGGCGCTGGGTGCGGCGCTGCTCGCGGGTGCGGTGCTCGGCTTCATGCACGTCGGCGTCGGGCTCGCGCTGCTGCTGTGGCTGGTGGCCGTCGGCTGGGGCCTGGCACTGTTCATCGCGCGGCGGGCCCGGCGTCCGGCGGTGCGCCGCGCACATGGCATCGAGGCGCTGCGGGCGCGCACCGTCGACCTCGTCGCGGGCCAGACCGACCTGGTGATGGCGGGGCGTGCCGATGCCCAGCGCGAAGCACTGATGAGCGCCGACGCGCACCTGGCCAAGGCCGACCTCGCGCTGAACAGGCTCGAGACTTCGGCCGGTGCCGCCTACGGCGTGGCCGGCACGCTGACGTTGGTGGGCGTGCTGCTGGCGGTGGGCGCGCTCATGGGCGAGGGCGCCATCGGCGCACCCGCCGCCGCACTGGGGCTGCTGGTGGCCCTGACGGCCACGGAGCCTTTCGCGGCCCTGCGGCGCGGAGCGCTCGATGCCGGCCGCACCTGGCTCGCGGTCCGGCGCCTCGCGCCGCGCCTGGCGCCTGACGAGGCGCGGCCGGGCGTCGTCGAACCCGGCAAGGCTTTCGCGGTAAGCCTGGTCCACCTGAGCGCGGCGCACTCCGGCAGCGGCATCCCTGCGCTCAGCGATGTCTCGCTGGCCATTGTCCCCGGCGAGCGGGTGGCGTTGATCGGTGCGAGCGGCGCGGGCAAGTCGACGCTGCTCTCGGTGATTGCCGGAGAGATTGCGCCGCGGGCCGGCATCGCGAGTGCGCAGCCCTCATGCCTCCTGACCCAGCGCACCGAACTTTTCCAGGACAGCCTGCGCGACAACCTCCGGCTCGCCGATCCCACCGCGGACGACGCCCGCCTCTGGAGTGCATTGCAATCGGCCGGCCTTGGCGGCGACGTGCGTTCCTTCCCCGCCGGACTCGATACCGCACTGGGTGAAGGCGGCCTGGGCCTTTCGGGAGGGCAGTCGCGCCGGCTCGCGCTGGCGCGGCTGCTGCTGCGCCCGGTGCCGCTCTGGCTGCTCGACGAGCCCACCGAGGCGCTGGACGCCACCATCGCCCACGACGTGCTGCGGCGCCTGTGCGCGCAGGCCGGCCCGCGCACGCTGCTGATCGCCACGCACCTGCGGCGCGAGGCCGCGCTCGCCGACCGCCTGGTGTGCATGCGGCAGGGGCGCATCGTTGCCGAGCTTCGGCGCGGCAGCCCCGCCTTCGACGCCTCGCTGAATGCGCTGCGGCCCGACTGA
- a CDS encoding NAD(P)H-dependent flavin oxidoreductase gives MSKLPPVLANLPLPIIGSPLFIISNPKLVIAQCKAGVVGSMPALNARPAAQLEDWLAEITEELAAYNKANPDKPAAPFAINQIVHKSNDRLEHDMEMVVKYKVPIVITSLGARTDVNDAVHSYGGVTLHDIINNKFAQKAIEKGADGIIAVAAGAGGHAGVKSPFALVQEIRQWFDGPIALSGSIATGGAVLAAQAMGADFAYIGTAFIATEEARASEDYKQAIVDGTSDDIVYSSLFTGVHGNYLAPSIVKAGMDPANLPEGDVKTMNFGGGEGSKAKAWKDIWGSGQGIGAVTEVASAAAFIEKLKREYQEARQRLAL, from the coding sequence ATGTCCAAGCTGCCCCCCGTCCTCGCGAACCTGCCGCTGCCGATCATCGGCTCGCCGCTGTTCATCATCAGCAACCCCAAGCTCGTGATTGCGCAATGCAAGGCGGGTGTGGTCGGCTCGATGCCGGCGCTCAACGCGCGCCCCGCGGCGCAGCTCGAAGACTGGCTGGCCGAGATCACCGAGGAGCTCGCTGCCTACAACAAGGCCAATCCGGACAAGCCCGCCGCGCCGTTCGCCATCAACCAGATCGTGCACAAGAGCAACGACCGGCTCGAGCACGACATGGAGATGGTCGTGAAGTACAAGGTGCCGATCGTCATCACCTCGTTGGGCGCGCGCACCGACGTGAACGACGCGGTGCACAGCTACGGCGGCGTCACGCTGCACGACATCATCAACAACAAGTTCGCGCAGAAGGCGATCGAGAAGGGCGCCGACGGCATCATTGCCGTGGCGGCCGGCGCCGGCGGCCATGCGGGCGTGAAGAGCCCGTTCGCGCTGGTGCAGGAAATCCGCCAGTGGTTCGACGGCCCCATCGCGCTGTCGGGCTCCATCGCCACCGGCGGCGCGGTGCTCGCGGCGCAGGCCATGGGTGCCGACTTCGCCTACATCGGCACCGCCTTCATCGCCACCGAGGAAGCGCGCGCCAGCGAAGACTACAAGCAGGCCATCGTCGACGGCACCTCCGACGACATCGTCTATTCGAGCCTCTTCACCGGCGTGCACGGCAACTATCTCGCGCCCAGCATCGTCAAGGCCGGCATGGACCCGGCCAACCTGCCCGAAGGCGACGTCAAGACCATGAACTTCGGCGGCGGCGAGGGCAGCAAGGCCAAGGCCTGGAAAGACATCTGGGGCTCGGGCCAGGGCATCGGCGCCGTCACCGAAGTGGCCAGCGCGGCCGCGTTCATCGAAAAGCTCAAGCGCGAGTACCAGGAAGCAAGGCAGCGGCTCGCACTTTGA
- a CDS encoding electron transfer flavoprotein subunit alpha/FixB family protein, producing MTALVIAEHDHATVKPATLNTVTAALACGGDVHVLVAGANAAEAGKAAAQIAGVAKVIVADSPSLAENLAENVAAQVLAIAGNYSHILFPSTANGKNVAPRVAAKLDVAQISDITKVDSPDTFERPIYAGNAIATVQSSDAIKVITVRTTGFDAAAATGGSASVETAEGVADSGKSSFVGREVTKSERPELTAAKIIVSGGRALGSAEKFTEVMAPLADKLNAGLGASRAAVDAGYAPNDWQVGQTGKIVAPQLYIACGISGAIQHLAGMKDSKVIVAINKDEEAPIFSVADYGLVADLFTAVPELVKAL from the coding sequence ATGACCGCACTAGTTATTGCCGAACACGACCACGCGACCGTCAAGCCCGCGACCCTCAACACCGTGACCGCGGCGCTGGCCTGCGGCGGCGACGTCCACGTGCTCGTGGCCGGTGCCAACGCCGCCGAAGCCGGCAAGGCCGCCGCGCAGATCGCGGGCGTGGCCAAGGTCATCGTGGCCGACAGCCCCAGCCTGGCGGAGAACCTGGCCGAGAACGTCGCCGCCCAGGTGTTGGCCATTGCCGGCAACTACAGCCACATCCTGTTCCCCTCGACCGCCAACGGCAAGAACGTCGCCCCGCGCGTGGCCGCCAAGCTGGACGTGGCCCAGATCAGCGACATCACCAAGGTCGACAGCCCGGACACCTTCGAGCGCCCGATCTATGCCGGCAACGCCATCGCCACGGTACAGAGCAGCGACGCGATCAAGGTGATCACCGTGCGCACGACCGGCTTCGACGCGGCAGCCGCCACCGGCGGCAGCGCCTCGGTCGAAACCGCCGAAGGCGTGGCCGACAGCGGCAAGTCGAGTTTCGTGGGCCGCGAAGTCACCAAGAGCGAACGCCCGGAACTGACGGCCGCCAAGATCATCGTCTCGGGTGGCCGGGCGCTGGGCAGCGCGGAGAAGTTCACCGAAGTGATGGCCCCTCTGGCCGACAAGCTCAACGCGGGCCTGGGTGCCAGCCGCGCCGCGGTGGATGCGGGCTACGCGCCGAACGACTGGCAGGTGGGCCAGACCGGCAAGATCGTGGCGCCGCAGCTGTACATCGCCTGCGGCATCTCGGGGGCGATCCAGCATCTGGCCGGCATGAAGGACTCCAAGGTGATCGTGGCGATCAACAAGGACGAAGAGGCGCCGATCTTCAGCGTGGCCGACTATGGCCTCGTGGCCGACCTGTTCACGGCCGTGCCGGAACTCGTCAAGGCGCTCTGA
- a CDS encoding acyltransferase family protein gives MPLLDIAKGIACAVIVGHHLSRYGTMPVGAFLLAPGFLGWLADDGRLAVQIFLVIAGFLAAASLAPDGVLRVDRPMARILQRYGRLVMPYLAALTVCVLVAALVRPWMTGDDVPASPSIGQLLAHGLLMQDLLGYEALSTGVWYVAIDFQLFVLALTLMGLPAMLRRAPVPAAAVSRERWIPVALVLAVATTSLVLFNRNADLDDTAFYFFGAYGLGMLAFWIGRATRASTWRSAVVLLALTGVGALAIDWRSRIAIALVSALLIAVAQRRGWLSLGRWPDAAMPLQRLGRISYSLFLIHFPVLLATNAAVGQMGPHAAWIDALGMAATFGLSVAAALLLYRWVEVRPASWRAVAALFAALLASGVLVPS, from the coding sequence ATGCCGCTGCTCGACATCGCCAAAGGCATTGCCTGTGCGGTGATCGTCGGGCACCACCTGTCGCGCTACGGCACGATGCCGGTGGGCGCTTTTCTCCTGGCACCGGGCTTCCTGGGCTGGCTGGCCGATGACGGCCGGCTCGCGGTGCAGATTTTCCTGGTGATTGCCGGCTTCCTTGCGGCGGCGAGCCTCGCGCCCGACGGCGTGCTGCGCGTCGACCGGCCGATGGCGCGCATCCTGCAGCGCTACGGCCGCTTGGTCATGCCTTACCTGGCGGCGCTCACGGTGTGCGTGCTGGTGGCGGCCCTCGTGCGTCCCTGGATGACCGGCGACGACGTGCCGGCATCGCCGAGCATCGGCCAGCTGCTCGCGCACGGATTGCTGATGCAGGATCTGCTGGGCTACGAGGCGCTGTCCACGGGCGTCTGGTACGTGGCCATCGACTTCCAGCTGTTCGTGCTGGCGCTCACGCTCATGGGGCTTCCCGCCATGCTGCGGCGGGCGCCGGTGCCGGCTGCGGCGGTCTCGCGCGAGCGCTGGATTCCCGTGGCGTTGGTGCTGGCGGTGGCCACCACCTCGCTGGTGCTCTTCAACCGCAATGCCGATCTCGACGACACGGCGTTCTATTTCTTCGGCGCCTACGGGCTCGGCATGCTGGCCTTCTGGATCGGACGCGCCACGCGGGCCAGCACCTGGCGCAGTGCCGTCGTGCTGCTGGCGCTGACCGGCGTGGGCGCACTCGCCATCGACTGGCGCAGCCGCATCGCCATTGCGCTCGTGAGCGCGTTGCTGATTGCCGTTGCCCAGCGGCGGGGCTGGCTGTCGCTCGGGCGCTGGCCGGATGCGGCCATGCCCCTGCAGCGCTTGGGCCGCATCTCGTACTCGCTGTTCCTGATTCACTTTCCGGTGCTCCTGGCCACGAATGCCGCTGTTGGCCAGATGGGCCCGCATGCGGCCTGGATCGATGCGCTGGGCATGGCCGCCACCTTCGGTCTTTCCGTGGCGGCCGCGCTGCTGCTGTACCGCTGGGTGGAGGTGCGGCCGGCATCGTGGCGCGCGGTCGCCGCATTGTTCGCGGCGCTGCTGGCGAGCGGGGTGCTCGTCCCGTCCTGA
- the cydD gene encoding thiol reductant ABC exporter subunit CydD: MIKHPPPRSPLQVFSLPDAASLVQGMAALMWIPQAALLAMAVQGLASGQGISAVQWPACGILLLGVLRAVCDAWGARRIFGHARAQLSALRAQTALALAAGSPLDRDRAASGRAASVLAEQAEALVPYLVRYRPARWRAMVVPVVILVAVASLSWVAALVLLVAAPLIPLFMAIVGWRAKAASEAQMVELGGMNAFLLDRLRGLATLRALDAVDAAAERLGQAAEALRERTMAVLRIAFLSSAVLELFSALGVAMVAVYVGFHLLGTLGFGAWGGQLSLGEGLFVLLLAPAFFEPLRELSAVWHDRAAGEAALQALDALRARALPLPGADAPVARAATGVARAGSAPAIVIRGLHFAWPGDERQVFDGFDLRIAAGEHVALTGASGAGKTALLSLMAGLLPATRGEISIGGVPLSDRTVGALRQRIAWMGQKPHVFAGSVESNVALGRAGVGAPQVAAAMRFASLDTVAQAHPGVALGEGGIGLSGGEAVRLALARIAVHRHADLLLVDEPTAHLDTETASQVADALLGLARGKTLVVATHDPVLAARMNRSICLDAEPADAALERAA, from the coding sequence ATGATCAAGCATCCTCCGCCACGGTCGCCGCTGCAGGTTTTCTCGCTGCCGGATGCCGCAAGCCTCGTGCAAGGCATGGCGGCGCTCATGTGGATTCCGCAGGCGGCGCTCTTGGCCATGGCCGTGCAGGGGCTGGCATCGGGGCAGGGGATTTCGGCGGTGCAGTGGCCGGCTTGCGGCATCCTGCTGCTCGGCGTGCTGCGGGCTGTTTGCGACGCATGGGGCGCACGGCGCATCTTCGGGCACGCCAGGGCGCAGCTCTCGGCGCTTCGCGCCCAAACCGCCTTGGCGCTGGCGGCCGGTTCGCCGCTGGACCGCGACCGTGCCGCGTCCGGGCGTGCGGCCAGCGTGCTCGCGGAACAGGCGGAAGCGCTGGTGCCTTACCTCGTGCGCTACCGGCCCGCGCGCTGGCGCGCGATGGTGGTTCCGGTCGTCATCCTGGTGGCAGTGGCCAGCCTTTCATGGGTTGCGGCACTCGTGCTGCTGGTTGCCGCCCCGCTCATCCCGCTTTTCATGGCCATCGTCGGCTGGCGCGCCAAGGCGGCGAGCGAGGCACAGATGGTCGAGTTGGGCGGCATGAACGCCTTCCTGCTCGACCGCCTGCGCGGGCTGGCCACGCTGCGCGCGCTCGATGCGGTGGATGCCGCCGCCGAGCGGCTCGGGCAGGCGGCAGAGGCGCTGCGGGAACGGACCATGGCGGTGTTGCGCATCGCCTTTCTCTCGTCGGCGGTGCTGGAGCTCTTCTCGGCGCTGGGCGTTGCCATGGTGGCGGTGTACGTCGGTTTCCACCTGCTGGGCACCTTGGGATTCGGCGCCTGGGGAGGCCAGCTGAGCCTGGGGGAAGGGCTGTTCGTCCTGCTGCTCGCGCCGGCATTCTTCGAACCGCTGCGCGAACTCTCGGCGGTCTGGCACGACCGCGCGGCCGGCGAGGCGGCACTGCAGGCGCTCGACGCGCTGCGCGCCCGCGCATTGCCCTTGCCTGGAGCGGACGCGCCGGTCGCACGTGCTGCGACCGGCGTGGCCCGCGCAGGTTCCGCGCCCGCCATCGTGATCCGCGGCCTGCATTTCGCATGGCCGGGCGACGAGCGCCAAGTCTTCGATGGCTTCGACCTGCGCATTGCGGCCGGCGAGCACGTGGCGCTCACGGGCGCGAGCGGCGCGGGCAAGACGGCGCTGCTGTCGCTGATGGCGGGGCTGCTGCCAGCCACGCGCGGCGAGATTTCCATCGGCGGCGTGCCGTTGTCCGATCGCACCGTGGGTGCGCTGCGCCAGCGCATCGCCTGGATGGGACAGAAGCCGCATGTGTTCGCGGGCTCGGTCGAGTCCAACGTCGCACTCGGACGCGCTGGCGTGGGCGCACCGCAGGTTGCGGCCGCGATGCGCTTCGCCTCCCTCGATACGGTGGCGCAGGCGCATCCGGGCGTGGCGCTGGGCGAGGGTGGCATCGGCCTGTCGGGCGGCGAGGCAGTGCGCCTAGCGCTGGCGCGCATCGCCGTCCATCGGCATGCCGACCTGCTGCTGGTGGACGAGCCCACCGCCCACCTCGATACCGAAACCGCCAGCCAGGTGGCCGACGCGCTGCTGGGCCTGGCGCGCGGAAAGACCCTGGTCGTCGCCACGCATGACCCGGTGCTGGCGGCGCGCATGAACCGCTCTATCTGTCTCGATGCCGAGCCGGCCGATGCGGCCTTGGAGCGCGCAGCATGA